The genomic interval GCTTCCTCATCGAGCTGGATCAGGTGGGCACCTTGATCACTTCACAACTGCGAATCGGTAGTTCATTCCCTCGGACGTGAGAACCTTCAGCCGCGTCGGCGATACCCCGGGACTGTCGTAGAAGCGGACGCCCTCGCCGAGCAGGACCGGGACGATGTGCAGGACGATCTCGTCCACCAACCCTGCTTCCAGGCTCAGCCGCGGCACCGTGCCGCCCGTCACGACCAGGTCCTTCCCGCCCGCGGCCTCCAGCCCACCGGCGACCACGTCCCGGATGTCGCCGGAGACGTAGGTGAACTCGGGGATCCGGTTGGTCGCCGGATCCTTGTGCGTGTAGATCCAGATCGGCCCCGTGAACGCCCCGCCGTACGGGCGGTTCTCGCCGACCTTGTCGACGCGCTTCCCGCCGCACAGGAACGTGCCGCACGCCGCGATCACCTCGGCGCCGAGCCCGGACGGCCCGCCGTTGCCGAGGACCATCCAGTCGACGCTGTCATCGCGGTCGCCGATGAAGCCGTCGAGGGACATCGTCATGTGCCAGATCACTGTGCCGGTCATGTCCACCACCTTGCCCTCGGGCAACTCATTGGTCCAATGCCAATCCGGCCGCGAATACATAGATAGCATCGATACATGCTTGATCTCGCTCGCTTGCGGGTGCTGGCCGCGGTCGCCGCGCACGGTTCGGTCACCGCGGCGGCCGAGGCGCTGCACTACACCCAGCCCACCGTCAGCCATCACCTTGCCCGGCTGGAAGCCGCGACCGGCGCCAAACTGGTCCAGAAGGCCGGTCGCGGCATCCGGCTCACACCCGAGGGCCAGGTCCTCGCCCGCCGCGCTGCGGAGATCGTCGGCCGGGTCGACGCCGCCGACGCGGAACTCGCCGCGCTGGTCGGCCTGCAGACCGGCCGGGTCCGCGTCGGAGCGTTCAGTTCCGCGCTGAGCGTGCTCGTCCCGCCGGCCGCCGCCGAGCTTCGCCGCGAGCACCCGAACCTCGAGCTCGAGCTGACCGACGTCCACCCGCGGGTCGCCCTGCAACAGGTGCGCGACGGCGACATCGACCTCGCGATCGTGTTCCGGTACGACGACGAGCAGCCGGACGACGGCATCCGGTACACCCATCTCCGCGACGACCCCATCCACCTGCTGAGCCGCCGTACCGGCGAGACGCTCACCGACCACCGGGAGTCGGACTGGATCGCCGGCTGCGTGAACTGCCGGCGCGAGTTCGTCCAGCACTGCGCGGACGCCGGGTTCACCCCGCGCATCGTCTTCACCAGCGACGACATCATCGTCAAGCAGGCCTTCGTCGTCGCCGGTCTCGGTGTTACGACAATGCCCGGCCTGGCATTGCAATCACATCTCACCGACGGCGTCCGGACCACCGAACTGCCGATCGTCCGGCGGATCCACCTCGCGACGTACGGCGAACCGCCCGACCCGCCGGCCACGGCAGCCTTCATTGCAGCCCTGAAGCGAGTAACACTGGGGTAGGACGCTTGGTTGGACGACCGGGCGATGGGGCACTGGGATGAACATGGTGGACGTCGAGCTGCGGTATTCGCGCATCTGGCGGGCAGCCGTGGGACTGCTGGCCGCGATCGGAGTCGTCGCGTGCCTGGTGTTCGTGTCACCGGGGACGAACCTGGTCGCGTTCCTGGTCGCCGCGTTCACAGCGGGATCGGTCTGCCTGAGTATCGGGTTGGGCCGCGACCTGCCGTCCGGTGACCTGATGTACCTGGTCCCACGCTGGGCGGTGCTCGGCGGACTGTTCGTAGTCGCGGTCTGTGGGTACGCCGCCGCGGTCGGAGCGCGGACCGTGGCGCTCCTGATGCTGATCGTCGGCGTCTCGCCGCCGGTCATCAGCTGGCTGCGGTCCGGGGTGCCCGCCCGCGAGGTGCGGCGGCCGATCAAGTTGCCCAAGGCATCGGGCCGGCAGCTGAAGGCCGTCCCGGCCGAGGCTCGGCCGGCCGCGGACTGGCCGATGCCGAAGTACCTGACCGCGGTGGTGCGCAGCGTCGTCGAACTCAGCGATGACGAGCTGTGCCTGGCCTGGCGACGGAGCTTCAACCAGCTCCAGCGGGCCGCGGTCGCGGACCGCAGGCAGGCGATGGTCGACGTACGGCGGGCCTACCTCGACGAACTCGAGCGCCGCCACCCGGACTCGTTCGCCACCTGGATCGCCTCGAGTCCGCGGGCCGCCGGCAACCCGGCCCGCTTCTTCACGCACCGCGCTGACCACTGACCCCGATCACGAGGAGAGGTCCTGCCGTGAGCAGCCCGGACACCGAACGTACCCAACGGACGTTCTTCGGCCATCCGCCCGCCCTGGCCAACCTGTTCGGCGTCGAGATGTGGGAACGGTTCTCGTTCTACGGCATGCAGGGCATCCTGCTGATCTACCTGTACTACACGGCCGACCGCGGCGGCCTCGGCATCGACGAAGGTACGGCGACCAGCATCGTCGGCGCGTACGGCGGACTCGTCTACCTGTCCACGATCCTCGGGGCCTGGCTGGCGGACCGGGTGCTCGGTCCCGAACGCACCTTGTTCTATGCCGCGTCCGTGGTGATGATCGGTCATATCGCGCTGGCGTTGATCCCAGGCCTGGCCGGAGTCGCGGTCGGGCTGGTGCTGATCGCCGTCGGCAGTGGCGGCGTGAAGGCGAACGCCACCTCCCTGGTCGGGACGCTGTACAGCGAGGACGACGACCGCCGGGACGGTGGTTTCTCGCTGTTCTACCTCGGCATCAATCTCGGCGCGTTCGCCGGGCCGCTGCTGACCGGCCTGCTGCAGAAGAACGTCGGCTTCCACTACGGCTTCGGGCTGGCGGCGGCGGGGATGTTCCTCGGCCTGGTGCAGTACGGCGCCGGCCGTCGCCGCCTGAGCGACGACGCCCGCCGGGTGCCCAACCCGCTGACCCCCGACGCGATCCGCCGGGTCGTCGGCGCCGCGGTCGCGCTGGTGGTCGTCGTCGTGATCCTGATCTCCGGCATCCTGCCCGCGTCGCGGTACGCGCTCGCGGTCGCGGTGATCAGCGCGCTGGCGGCGATCGCCTACTTCGTGGTCATTCTCGGCAGTGGCCGGTTGACCGGCGTCGAACGGAGCCGGGTGCTCGCGTTCATCCCGTTGTTCATCGCGAGTGCGGCGTTCTGGTCGCTGTATCAGCAGCAGTTCACCGTCGTGACCGTGTACTCCGACCAGCGCCTGGACCGGAACATCTTCGGCTGGGAGATGCCGGTGTCGTTCGTCCAGTCGATCAACCCGGTGATGATCATCATCCTGTCCGGTGTGTTCGCGGCGTTCTGGACCAAGCTCGGTCCGCGGCAGCCGTCGACGCCGATCAAGTTCAGCGCCGGGCTGGCGGTGATGGGGATCGCGTTCCTGCTCTTCCTGCCCATGGCCGGCGGCGGTCCGAACAGTGCGCCGCTGCTCGGACTCGCCGGGATCCTGCTGGTGTTCACGATCGCCGAGTTGCTGGTCTCACCGGTCGGTCTCTCCTTGTCGACAAAACTCGCACCCGCGGCGTTCCGTACCCAGATGGTCGCCCTGTTCTTCCTCTCCGTGGCGCTCGGTACGGCGATGTCCGGCGTACTCGCGAAGCTCTACAGCGCCGACCACGAGACGGCGTACTTCGGTGTCATCGGCGGGGTCGCACTGGTACTGGGTGGCTTGCTCGCGCTGGCGGTCCGTCCGATCCGGCGGCTCATGGCCGGCGTGCACTGAACGCGGTGCGGAGATCCGCTCCGATCAGCTCGACCGCATGCCGCCCGGCCGACAGCGCGGCGGGGAAGTTGAGGAACGCGTGCATGGTGTCGGCGTACTCGACGAGTTGTGCCGGTACGCCGTCCTGCGTGAGGCGGCCGGCGTAGGCGAGGGCGTCGTCGCGTAGCTCGTCCCGTCCGGCGGCCAGGATGAGGGTCGGCGGGAGGCCGGCGAGCGAGTCGGCCTGCAGCGGTACGGCGGCTGCGGGGATATCGCTTCGCTTGGCGAAGTACCACTCGTGCCAGTCAGCGTCCGGGTGCAGGTCGAGGGTCGGGTAGCAGAGGATCTGGCGGTCTGGGAGCGGGGTGCCTTCGTCCCGGGCCAGTAGGCACGCGCCGGCCGCGAGCGCGGCTCCCGCACTTTGACCGCCGATGGCGATCCGCCCGTCGCCGTTGAGCTCGGTGGTGTGTTCGCGGATCCACTGCAGGGTCTCGTAGGTGTCGTGAAGCGCTGCTGGGCAAGGGTTTTCGGGCGCGAGACGATAGTTGAGTGAGACAACGGTGACGTTG from Kribbella sp. NBC_00709 carries:
- a CDS encoding peptide MFS transporter, with amino-acid sequence MSSPDTERTQRTFFGHPPALANLFGVEMWERFSFYGMQGILLIYLYYTADRGGLGIDEGTATSIVGAYGGLVYLSTILGAWLADRVLGPERTLFYAASVVMIGHIALALIPGLAGVAVGLVLIAVGSGGVKANATSLVGTLYSEDDDRRDGGFSLFYLGINLGAFAGPLLTGLLQKNVGFHYGFGLAAAGMFLGLVQYGAGRRRLSDDARRVPNPLTPDAIRRVVGAAVALVVVVVILISGILPASRYALAVAVISALAAIAYFVVILGSGRLTGVERSRVLAFIPLFIASAAFWSLYQQQFTVVTVYSDQRLDRNIFGWEMPVSFVQSINPVMIIILSGVFAAFWTKLGPRQPSTPIKFSAGLAVMGIAFLLFLPMAGGGPNSAPLLGLAGILLVFTIAELLVSPVGLSLSTKLAPAAFRTQMVALFFLSVALGTAMSGVLAKLYSADHETAYFGVIGGVALVLGGLLALAVRPIRRLMAGVH
- a CDS encoding dihydrofolate reductase family protein, whose amino-acid sequence is MTGTVIWHMTMSLDGFIGDRDDSVDWMVLGNGGPSGLGAEVIAACGTFLCGGKRVDKVGENRPYGGAFTGPIWIYTHKDPATNRIPEFTYVSGDIRDVVAGGLEAAGGKDLVVTGGTVPRLSLEAGLVDEIVLHIVPVLLGEGVRFYDSPGVSPTRLKVLTSEGMNYRFAVVK
- a CDS encoding alpha/beta hydrolase encodes the protein MRPELIDSPEYGSETDALLKVLADLPVPDVDPYQALLLDREDLPDPALAGEPDPRVSLDDLTIELEGRTLEARVYRHSTQPRPIVLWLHGGGFVGGHLRDIEYATSGIAANGNVTVVSLNYRLAPENPCPAALHDTYETLQWIREHTTELNGDGRIAIGGQSAGAALAAGACLLARDEGTPLPDRQILCYPTLDLHPDADWHEWYFAKRSDIPAAAVPLQADSLAGLPPTLILAAGRDELRDDALAYAGRLTQDGVPAQLVEYADTMHAFLNFPAALSAGRHAVELIGADLRTAFSARRP
- a CDS encoding LysR family transcriptional regulator — protein: MLDLARLRVLAAVAAHGSVTAAAEALHYTQPTVSHHLARLEAATGAKLVQKAGRGIRLTPEGQVLARRAAEIVGRVDAADAELAALVGLQTGRVRVGAFSSALSVLVPPAAAELRREHPNLELELTDVHPRVALQQVRDGDIDLAIVFRYDDEQPDDGIRYTHLRDDPIHLLSRRTGETLTDHRESDWIAGCVNCRREFVQHCADAGFTPRIVFTSDDIIVKQAFVVAGLGVTTMPGLALQSHLTDGVRTTELPIVRRIHLATYGEPPDPPATAAFIAALKRVTLG